In Phocoena phocoena chromosome 8, mPhoPho1.1, whole genome shotgun sequence, the following are encoded in one genomic region:
- the CLCF1 gene encoding cardiotrophin-like cytokine factor 1: MDLRAGDSWGMLACLCTVLWHLPAVPALNRTGDPGPGPSIQKTYDLTRYLEHQLRSLAGTYLNYLGPPFNEPDFNPPRLGAETLPRATVNLEVWRSLNDRLRLTQNYEAYSHLLCYLRGLNRQAATAELRRSLAHFCTSLQGLLGSIAGVMAALGYPLPQPLPGTEPTWTPGPAHSDFLQKMDDFWLLKELQTWLWRSAKDFNRLKKKMQPPAAAVTLHLEAHGF, encoded by the exons atgGACCTCCGAGCAG GGGACTCGTGGGGGATGCTCGCGTGCCTGTGCACCGTGCTCTGGCACCTCCCTGCAGTGCCAGCCCTCAACCGCACAGGGGACCCGGGGCCTGGCCCCTCCATCCAGAAAACCTATGACCTCACCCGCTACCTGGAGCACCAGCTCCGCAGCTTGGCTGGGACCTAT CTGAATTACCTGGGCCCCCCTTTCAACGAGCCTGACTTCAACCCACCTCGGCTCGGGGCGGAGACTCTGCCCAGGGCCACTGTCAACCTGGAGGTGTGGCGAAGCCTCAACGACAGACTGCGGCTGACCCAGAACTACGAGGCCTACAGCCACCTCCTGTGCTACCTGCGCGGCCTCAACCGCCAGGCCGCCACGGCTGAGCTGCGCCGCAGCCTGGCCCACTTCTGCACCAGCCTCCAGGGCCTGCTGGGCAGCATCGCAGGCGTCATGGCAGCTCTGGGCTACCCgctgccccagcctctgcccgGGACTGAGCCCACCTGGACGCCTGGCCCTGCCCACAGTGACTTCCTCCAGAAGATGGATGACTTCTGGCTGCTGAAGGAACTGCAGACCTGGCTGTGGCGCTCGGCCAAGGACTTCAACCGGCTCAAGAAGAAGATGCAGCCTCCGGCAGCCGCGGTCACCCTGCACCTGGAGGCCCATGGCTTCTGA
- the POLD4 gene encoding DNA polymerase delta subunit 4 produces MGRKRLITDSYPVVKRREGSAGHSKGELAPELGEEPQPLSVDEAEMELLRQFDLAWQYGPCTGITRLQRWHRAEQMGLEPPQEVWQVLQTHPGDPRFQCSLWHLYPL; encoded by the exons ATGGGCCGGAAACGGCTCATCACTGACTCCTACCCTGTAGTGAAGAGGAGGGAGGGCTCCGCTGGGCACAGCAAGGGGGAGCTGGCACCAGAGCTAG GGGAAGAGCCCCAGCCCCTGAGCGTGGATGAAGCGGAGATGGAGCTGCTGAGGCAGTTTGACCTGGCCTGGCAGTATGGGCCCTGCACAG GGATCACACGGCTGCAACGCTGGCATCGCGCAGAGCAGATGGGCTTAGAGCCTCCCCAAGAAGTGTGGCAGGTGCTGCAGACCCACCCCGGTGAtccgcgcttccagtgcag CCTCTGGCATCTCTATCCCCTCTGA
- the RAD9A gene encoding cell cycle checkpoint control protein RAD9A: protein MKCLVTGSNVKVLGKAVHSLSRIGDELYLEPLEDGLSLRTVNSSRSAYACFLFAPLFFQQYQAATPGQDPLRCKILMKSFLSVFRSLAMLEKTVEKCCISLNGRSSRLVVQLYCKYGVRKTHNLSFQDCESLQAVFDPAVCPHVLCAPARVLGEAVLPFPPALAEVTLGIGRGHRIILRSYQEEADSTVKAMVTEMSIGGEDFQQLQAQEGVAITFCLKEFRGLLSFAESANLSLSIYFDGPGRPAIFAIKDSLLDGHFVLATLSEPDPHPQDLRAPELQQPAPQLQAHSTPHLDDFALDDIDSYMIAMETTVGSEGSRTLPSTSLSPGFQPHCSPGSHSEEEDDTEPSTVPGTPPPKKFRSLFFGSILAPAHSPQGPSPVLAEDSEGEG, encoded by the exons ATGAAGTGTCTGGTTACGGGCAGCAACGTGAAGG TGCTCGGCAAGGCCGTCCACTCCCTGTCCCGTATCGGGGACGAACTCTACTTGGAGCCCCTGGAAGACGGG CTCTCCCTCCGGACCGTGAACTCCTCCCGCTCGGCCTATGCCTGCTTCCTCTTTGCCCCGCTCTTCTTCCAGCAGTACCAGGCGGCCACCCCTGGTCAGGACCCGCTGCGCTGTAAGATCCTGATGAAG TCGTTCCTGTCAGTCTTCCGCTCGCTGGCGATGCTGGAGAAGACCGTGGAGAAATGCTGCATCTCCCTGAATGGCAGGAGCAGCCGCCTGGTAGTTCAGCTGTACTGCAAATACG GGGTGAGGAAGACTCACAACCTGTCCTTCCAGGACTGCGAGTCCCTGCAGGCTGTCTTCGACCCAGCCGTGTGCCCCCATGTGCTCTGTGCCCCAGCAAG GGTCCTGGGGGAGGCTGTTCTGCCCTTCCCCCCCGCGCTGGCCGAAGTGACGCTGGGGATTGGCCGTGGCCACAGGATCATCCTGCGTAGCTACCAGGAGGAGGCAG ACAGTACCGTCAAAGCCATGGTGACCGAGATGAGCATCGGGGGGGAGGATTTCCAGCAGCTGCAGGCCCAGGAAGGGGTGGCCATCACTTTCTGCCTCAAGGAATTCCGG GGGCTCCTGAGCTTTGCCGAGTCAGCGAACTTGTCTCTCAGCATTTACTTCGATGGCCCTGGCAG GCCAGCCATCTTTGCCATCAAGGACTCTCTGCTAGACGGCCACTTTGTCCTGGCCACGCTCTCAGAGCcggacccccacccccaggacctgCGTGCCCCGGAGCTCCAGCAGCCAGCGCCTCAGCTTCAGGCTCACAG CACGCCCCACCTGGACGACTTTGCCCTTGATGACATTGACTCGTACATGATCGCCATGGAAACCACCGTGGGCAGTGAGGGCTCACGGACACTGCCctccacctccctttcccctggCTTCCAGCCCCACTGTAGCCCTGGCTCCCACTCAGAGGAGGAAGATGACACcgagcccagcacagtgcctgggactcCCCCACCCAAGAAG TTCCGCTCGCTGTTCTTTGGCTCCATCCTGGCCCCTGCACACTCTCCCCAGGGGCCCAGCCCCGTGCTGGCTGAAGACAGTGAGGGGGAAGGCTGA